A stretch of the Nitrospinota bacterium genome encodes the following:
- a CDS encoding NYN domain-containing protein, with amino-acid sequence MAKAVGVYVDLSNLNMGGGYGMRFDVLRDFASRDGYNPVRLNVYAVFDEEKGRTDSNYRHGTNDFYSTLRDWGYKVIEKKVKWFTDEMGVRHSKANTDLEMAVDALLQSEGMEKVILATGDGDFVQVARALQSKGLRCEVTAFKNVSYDLKKEADLFVSGYLIPGLLPIEGGGEWGKPGSKVRGTCNKFFKDKGYGFMRFLNKLDNLWITDPRKPPSPYGSAFAHLYNFRDQTVADELPSRDIVFEFDLTPGEKGMEARNIVPVNEGRKRGNSFAAADKRGPADHHEDYPAGDEELPEYSANAETP; translated from the coding sequence ATGGCTAAAGCAGTCGGCGTTTACGTGGACCTGAGCAATCTGAACATGGGGGGCGGCTACGGCATGCGCTTCGACGTGCTGCGCGATTTCGCCAGCCGCGACGGTTACAACCCGGTCCGCCTCAACGTCTACGCGGTGTTCGACGAGGAAAAAGGGCGCACCGACAGCAATTACCGCCACGGCACCAACGATTTTTATTCCACCCTGCGCGACTGGGGCTACAAGGTCATCGAGAAAAAAGTGAAGTGGTTCACCGACGAAATGGGAGTCCGCCACAGCAAGGCGAACACCGACCTGGAAATGGCCGTGGACGCGCTGCTGCAATCCGAGGGGATGGAGAAGGTGATATTGGCCACCGGCGACGGCGACTTCGTGCAGGTGGCGCGCGCGCTGCAGAGCAAAGGGCTGCGCTGCGAGGTGACCGCGTTCAAAAACGTATCGTACGACCTGAAGAAGGAGGCCGACCTCTTCGTGAGCGGCTACCTTATCCCCGGCCTTCTGCCGATAGAGGGGGGCGGCGAATGGGGCAAGCCGGGAAGCAAGGTGCGCGGCACCTGCAACAAGTTCTTCAAGGACAAGGGATACGGCTTCATGCGTTTCTTGAACAAGCTGGACAACCTCTGGATCACCGACCCGCGCAAGCCGCCCTCCCCTTATGGAAGCGCGTTCGCCCACCTCTACAACTTTCGGGATCAGACGGTGGCGGACGAACTCCCCAGCCGCGACATCGTATTCGAGTTCGACCTGACGCCGGGGGAAAAGGGAATGGAGGCGCGCAATATCGTGCCGGTGAACGAAGGACGCAAGCGCGGCAACTCTTTCGCGGCGGCCGATAAACGCGGCCCGGCGGACCACCATGAGGACTACCCGGCGGGCGACGAAGAGCTTCCCGAATATTCCGCCAACGCCGAAACGCCGTAA